In Arcobacter ellisii, a genomic segment contains:
- a CDS encoding outer membrane protein OmpK, with the protein MKSLILKIFFLFVVLVINISAKNIDSITNSHWETLHLYHGENQKAGPFAFDDNYVEFEFGGRYEWLDLYGYIDFIDALNSSTSDKHGQNNFFVDIEPRISIDYLTNTDLSYGALQELFIAFDIYYADEPNGNGLKIVWMGLGSDIDIPWLGKSGVNFYTRYVEENYGASNENSFDGYVAHINWFKPLYNFTDSRFLSFQGYLDYEFGSDLDNNSFERQYRTSDSLQSYLGLWVHDKKWTAGYGLKVYKDMTQWKDGEVLNNKETKTSGYAHYFNVGYKF; encoded by the coding sequence ATGAAGTCTCTTATTTTAAAAATATTTTTTCTATTTGTTGTTTTAGTTATCAATATTTCTGCGAAAAATATTGATTCAATTACTAATTCACATTGGGAAACTTTACATCTATATCATGGTGAAAACCAAAAAGCTGGTCCTTTTGCATTTGATGATAATTATGTTGAGTTTGAGTTTGGTGGAAGATATGAATGGTTAGATTTATATGGATATATAGATTTTATAGATGCTTTAAATAGTTCAACAAGTGATAAACATGGACAAAACAACTTTTTTGTTGATATAGAACCTAGAATTTCAATAGACTATTTAACGAATACTGATTTATCTTATGGTGCTTTACAAGAGTTATTTATAGCTTTTGATATCTATTATGCAGATGAGCCAAATGGAAATGGTTTAAAGATAGTTTGGATGGGTTTAGGAAGTGATATAGACATTCCTTGGCTTGGAAAAAGTGGTGTGAATTTTTATACTAGATATGTAGAAGAAAATTATGGTGCAAGTAATGAAAATAGTTTTGATGGATATGTTGCACATATAAATTGGTTTAAACCTTTATATAATTTTACGGATTCAAGATTTTTATCTTTTCAAGGTTATTTAGATTATGAGTTTGGAAGTGATTTAGATAATAATAGTTTTGAAAGACAATACAGAACAAGTGATTCATTACAATCATATTTAGGACTTTGGGTACACGATAAAAAATGGACAGCTGGATATGGTTTAAAAGTTTATAAAGATATGACACAATGGAAAGATGGTGAAGTTTTAAATAATAAAGAGACAAAAACTTCTGGATATGCACACTATTTTAATGTAGGTTATAAGTTTTAG
- a CDS encoding arsenate reductase family protein, which translates to MITVYGIKTCGSVRSALKFFKDNNIEVEFFDFKKETPSADKIKTWTTKADINILFNNKGTKYKTLNLKELNLDDNGKYEWLCKEPLLFKRPVIEFDDKLVVAWDEELYKKTFL; encoded by the coding sequence ATGATAACTGTTTATGGTATAAAAACTTGTGGAAGTGTTAGAAGCGCTTTGAAATTTTTCAAAGATAATAACATAGAAGTTGAATTCTTTGATTTCAAAAAAGAGACTCCAAGTGCAGATAAAATCAAAACTTGGACTACAAAAGCTGATATAAATATCCTTTTTAACAACAAAGGTACAAAATATAAAACATTAAATCTAAAAGAGTTAAATCTTGATGATAATGGAAAATATGAATGGCTTTGTAAAGAACCATTACTTTTCAAAAGACCAGTTATTGAATTTGATGATAAATTAGTTGTAGCTTGGGATGAAGAGCTTTATAAAAAAACTTTTTTATAA
- the gatC gene encoding Asp-tRNA(Asn)/Glu-tRNA(Gln) amidotransferase subunit GatC, whose amino-acid sequence MTVDDKLIAKLEKLSSLQVDDSRKEKLKSELADIINFVENLNDIDVSHIEATFTTIEGGTPLREDVSVQNLELSNQILKNAPKSEDGYFIVPKIIE is encoded by the coding sequence ATGACTGTTGATGATAAATTAATTGCAAAATTAGAAAAGTTATCAAGTTTACAAGTTGATGATTCAAGAAAAGAGAAATTAAAATCAGAATTAGCTGATATTATTAACTTCGTTGAAAACTTAAATGATATAGATGTAAGTCATATAGAAGCAACATTTACAACTATTGAGGGCGGAACACCTTTAAGAGAAGATGTATCAGTTCAAAACTTAGAATTATCTAATCAAATTTTAAAAAATGCTCCAAAATCTGAAGATGGATACTTTATAGTTCCAAAAATTATTGAGTAA
- the tgt gene encoding tRNA guanosine(34) transglycosylase Tgt, whose protein sequence is MEFKIDATSNGARACTIKTAHSTILTPVFMPVGTQGTVKALDANDMLELGAKIILGNTYHLYLRPGSKLVKKFGGLHGFSKFPNSFLTDSGGFQAFSLSDNSKPDENGIMFKSHIDGSRHYFTPQSVLDTQYDLGSDIMMILDDLVALPNTKERIQKSIERTTKWAKEAIEYHMEQKSKGIGVNQNIFAIIQGGTDKEFRKMSAEQLCSLTDFDGFAIGGLSVGEPNADMYETVEWTTQFMPKDKPRYLMGVGTPEDLIENIERGVDMFDCVMPTRNARNGTLFTTFGRLNIKKAEFKEDVNPIDNACECYTCKNFSRAYLNHLFRAAEITYFRLASIHNIHYYLQLMRESREAILANNWTEFKKEFYAKRSK, encoded by the coding sequence ATGGAATTTAAAATAGACGCAACTTCAAATGGTGCTAGAGCTTGTACAATAAAAACTGCTCATAGCACTATTTTAACTCCTGTTTTTATGCCTGTTGGTACACAAGGAACAGTAAAAGCTCTTGATGCAAATGATATGCTAGAACTTGGAGCAAAAATTATACTTGGAAATACTTATCACTTATATTTAAGACCAGGAAGTAAATTAGTTAAAAAATTTGGTGGACTTCACGGTTTTTCAAAATTCCCAAACTCATTTTTAACAGATTCAGGTGGTTTTCAAGCATTTTCTTTAAGTGACAATAGTAAACCTGATGAAAATGGAATTATGTTCAAATCTCATATTGATGGCAGTCGTCACTACTTTACACCGCAAAGTGTTTTAGATACTCAATATGATTTAGGGTCTGATATTATGATGATTTTAGATGATTTAGTAGCTCTTCCAAATACAAAAGAGAGAATTCAAAAATCAATTGAAAGAACTACAAAATGGGCTAAAGAAGCTATTGAATACCATATGGAACAAAAGTCTAAAGGTATTGGAGTAAATCAAAATATCTTTGCAATTATTCAAGGTGGAACTGATAAAGAGTTTAGAAAAATGAGTGCAGAACAACTTTGTAGTTTAACAGATTTTGATGGTTTTGCAATTGGTGGATTAAGTGTTGGTGAACCAAATGCTGATATGTACGAAACTGTTGAGTGGACTACACAATTTATGCCAAAAGATAAACCTAGATATCTTATGGGTGTTGGAACTCCAGAAGATTTAATAGAAAATATCGAACGTGGTGTTGATATGTTTGATTGTGTAATGCCTACAAGAAATGCAAGAAATGGAACTTTATTTACAACTTTTGGAAGATTAAATATCAAAAAAGCTGAATTTAAAGAAGATGTTAATCCAATTGATAACGCATGTGAATGTTACACTTGTAAAAATTTTAGTAGAGCTTATCTAAATCATCTATTTAGAGCTGCTGAAATAACATATTTTAGACTTGCTTCAATTCATAATATTCATTACTATTTACAATTAATGAGAGAATCAAGAGAAGCAATTTTAGCAAACAATTGGACTGAATTTAAAAAAGAGTTTTACGCTAAAAGAAGCAAATAA
- a CDS encoding COG3400 family protein encodes MKKILIILDGIVAKKLMQRIVEANTGDNSYDVIYMSDAILPVQKPSNFTFYKFDPTSKSKLSMVLDKNIHTEVLIALNSKDEMLNVIKNIREHTKNLQMTVLDYWGIKVNDPLVNIYRGIEVLANGMVEKLPNVPVLAQNIGLKQGEIMEIRIPFGSSYAYRYIGSIEQKEWRIFGLYRNQKMINIKPSLVLKPNDVILVIGKPDVLMQVYNVIGKTQGQFPMPFGSNIYLYLDLYLEDENSVKKALDETKYLNQKLKNNLLIVRVTRPTTVEIMNLIKNELKHFPTIILQIDYANKGFTKIIKEDYRKYNIGMIILTHEMFKDKDRVKSVMELKIPVFKFGKEKLKSVKRTVIILNDTNSYEQISPIVFDISSQLKIKTKIFDLDPIGEKEGKSTLIDHFENLAKIFNEKLEVVTSGENPIRELKKQRNMLQILPLKQDMFKKRFSFKFFYTNSDFIAFDMNKFNQLLIPISEE; translated from the coding sequence ATGAAAAAAATATTAATTATATTAGATGGTATTGTTGCTAAGAAGTTAATGCAAAGAATTGTTGAAGCAAATACAGGCGATAACAGTTATGATGTAATATACATGAGTGATGCAATTTTACCAGTACAAAAGCCTTCAAACTTTACATTTTATAAGTTCGATCCAACTTCAAAATCAAAACTTTCAATGGTTTTAGATAAAAATATTCATACAGAAGTTTTAATCGCACTTAACTCAAAAGATGAGATGTTAAATGTAATCAAAAATATAAGAGAACATACAAAAAATCTTCAAATGACAGTATTGGATTATTGGGGAATTAAAGTAAATGACCCTTTAGTTAATATTTATAGAGGAATAGAAGTTTTAGCAAATGGAATGGTTGAAAAACTTCCAAATGTTCCAGTTCTTGCTCAAAATATTGGATTAAAACAGGGTGAAATTATGGAGATAAGAATTCCTTTTGGAAGTTCTTATGCTTATAGATATATTGGTTCAATTGAGCAAAAAGAGTGGAGAATTTTTGGACTTTATAGAAATCAAAAAATGATAAATATAAAACCATCTTTAGTTCTAAAACCAAATGATGTGATTTTAGTTATTGGAAAACCTGATGTTTTAATGCAAGTTTACAATGTAATTGGAAAAACACAAGGGCAATTTCCAATGCCATTTGGAAGTAATATTTATCTATATTTAGACTTATATCTAGAAGATGAAAATAGTGTAAAAAAAGCTTTAGATGAAACAAAATATTTAAACCAAAAATTAAAAAATAATTTATTGATAGTTAGAGTTACAAGACCTACAACTGTTGAAATTATGAATTTAATCAAAAATGAGTTAAAACATTTCCCAACAATTATTTTACAAATAGATTATGCGAATAAAGGTTTTACAAAAATTATCAAAGAAGATTATAGAAAATATAATATTGGTATGATTATTTTAACCCATGAAATGTTTAAAGACAAAGATAGAGTTAAAAGTGTAATGGAGCTTAAAATCCCTGTATTTAAGTTTGGAAAAGAGAAGTTAAAATCTGTAAAAAGAACAGTAATTATTTTAAATGACACTAATTCTTATGAGCAAATATCTCCAATTGTTTTTGATATTTCAAGTCAATTAAAAATTAAAACAAAAATATTTGATTTAGACCCAATTGGTGAAAAAGAAGGAAAATCAACTTTAATTGATCACTTTGAAAATCTTGCCAAAATATTTAATGAAAAACTAGAAGTAGTTACAAGTGGAGAAAATCCAATAAGAGAGCTAAAAAAACAAAGAAATATGTTACAAATTTTACCTTTAAAACAAGATATGTTTAAAAAAAGATTTTCATTTAAGTTTTTTTACACAAATAGCGATTTTATAGCATTTGATATGAATAAATTTAATCAACTATTAATCCCAATATCAGAAGAATAA
- a CDS encoding succinyldiaminopimelate transaminase, which yields MNFEKYPFEKLNELLTDILPNDNYELSVLTIGEPKFETPHFIQEKLKETSSSLRKYPSTIGEPFLRESMINFVQNRFNVSLEMNQIVPTFGTREVLFNFPQFALFDKKNPVMAFTNPFYQIYEGAAIASRAEVIHIDLTKENHFKAILSDEELKRCDLVILNFPNNPTSASMSKEELGLWVKKALEFDFILVNDECYSEIYFDEENKPASLLEASIFVGNTDFKNVLVMNSISKRSSAPGLRSGFIAGDAKILKEYLQYRTYVGCASPVPLQEAAAVAWNDQEHVMEFRKIYKKNFEIAHELLGITIPESTFYIWLKVDDEIEFTKNLYKEKNIKVLPGSFLGRNGLGKGYVRIALVENEEKTRESLKRLKDFIDG from the coding sequence ATGAATTTTGAAAAATATCCCTTTGAAAAATTGAATGAGTTATTAACAGATATACTTCCTAATGATAATTATGAATTATCTGTTTTAACAATAGGTGAGCCAAAATTTGAAACACCACATTTTATACAAGAAAAATTAAAAGAGACAAGTTCAAGTTTGAGAAAATATCCCTCAACAATAGGTGAACCATTTTTAAGAGAATCTATGATTAATTTTGTACAAAATAGATTTAATGTTTCTTTAGAAATGAACCAGATTGTTCCAACATTTGGAACAAGAGAAGTTTTATTTAACTTTCCTCAATTTGCTTTATTTGATAAAAAAAATCCAGTTATGGCATTTACAAATCCTTTTTATCAAATTTATGAAGGTGCAGCGATTGCAAGTAGGGCAGAAGTAATTCACATAGATTTAACTAAAGAAAACCATTTTAAAGCAATACTTAGTGATGAAGAGTTAAAAAGATGTGATTTAGTAATTTTAAATTTCCCAAATAATCCAACTTCAGCTTCAATGAGTAAAGAAGAGTTAGGTTTATGGGTTAAAAAAGCTTTAGAATTTGATTTTATACTTGTAAATGATGAGTGTTATAGTGAAATCTATTTTGATGAGGAAAATAAACCAGCCTCACTTTTAGAAGCATCAATTTTTGTTGGAAATACAGATTTTAAAAATGTTTTAGTAATGAATTCTATCTCAAAAAGAAGTTCAGCACCAGGATTAAGAAGTGGATTTATAGCAGGTGATGCAAAAATTTTAAAAGAGTATTTACAATATAGAACTTATGTTGGATGCGCAAGTCCAGTTCCACTTCAAGAAGCAGCAGCTGTTGCTTGGAATGACCAAGAACATGTAATGGAATTTAGAAAAATTTATAAAAAGAATTTTGAAATTGCACATGAACTTTTAGGAATAACAATTCCTGAATCAACTTTTTATATTTGGTTAAAAGTAGATGATGAAATTGAATTTACAAAAAATTTATATAAAGAAAAGAATATCAAAGTACTACCAGGAAGTTTTTTAGGAAGAAATGGTTTAGGAAAAGGATATGTGAGAATTGCTCTTGTAGAAAATGAAGAAAAAACAAGAGAGAGTTTAAAAAGATTAAAGGATTTTATAGATGGATAA
- the murC gene encoding UDP-N-acetylmuramate--L-alanine ligase has translation MKVHFIGIGGIGLSALARFLNFDGHEVCGSDMKSSPITKALEEEGIKVFCPQDASNIKDDLDLVIYSAAVTDENPELIEARLKQIRTLSRKEALPIILGDKKNYCVAGAHGKSTTTAMLASILGSSALIGAISKDFGSNFRYVNDLVAFEADESDASFLLSNPYCAIVTNAEPEHMEYYHYDYDKFYESYEKFLSLAKKRVVNAEDKDIAKLKIENAVYLYPSKDIKNLCYTLKNNQPCTKFDLKDLGTFEVWGFGFHMATNASLAILAALNELDIETIRKNLLNYKGIKKRFDIVQANEKFVVIDDYAHHPTEIEATMKSIELYDNLTNLNKRIVLWQPHKYSRTSDNLEGFKKCFRRCDELIILPIWTIPGEKKIDIDFQKEFAQYNPIFADKIITTNGKIELIKDEKIIKSYDEGIFLGVGAGDITYQLRYK, from the coding sequence TTGAAAGTACATTTTATTGGAATTGGTGGAATTGGTCTTTCTGCCTTAGCTAGATTTTTAAATTTTGATGGACATGAAGTTTGTGGTTCTGATATGAAAAGTTCTCCAATAACGAAAGCTTTAGAAGAAGAAGGAATCAAAGTTTTTTGTCCACAAGACGCTTCAAATATAAAAGATGATTTAGATTTAGTTATATACTCAGCTGCAGTTACTGATGAAAATCCAGAATTAATTGAAGCAAGACTTAAACAAATTAGAACACTTTCAAGAAAAGAAGCCTTACCAATTATTTTAGGTGATAAGAAAAACTATTGTGTTGCAGGAGCTCATGGAAAATCAACAACAACGGCAATGTTAGCTTCGATTTTAGGAAGTTCTGCTTTAATTGGTGCAATTTCTAAAGATTTTGGTTCAAATTTTAGATATGTAAATGATTTAGTTGCTTTTGAAGCAGATGAATCAGATGCCTCTTTTTTGCTTTCAAATCCTTATTGTGCAATAGTTACAAACGCTGAGCCTGAACATATGGAATATTATCATTATGATTATGATAAATTTTATGAATCTTATGAGAAGTTTTTGAGTCTTGCAAAAAAAAGAGTTGTAAATGCAGAAGATAAAGATATTGCTAAACTAAAAATTGAAAATGCAGTTTATCTTTATCCATCAAAAGATATAAAAAATCTTTGTTATACACTAAAAAACAATCAACCTTGTACAAAATTTGATTTAAAAGATTTAGGAACATTTGAGGTTTGGGGATTTGGTTTTCATATGGCAACAAATGCTTCTTTAGCAATATTAGCAGCTTTAAATGAGCTTGATATTGAAACTATTAGAAAAAATCTTTTAAACTACAAAGGTATTAAAAAGAGATTTGATATTGTTCAAGCAAATGAAAAATTTGTTGTGATTGATGATTATGCACATCATCCAACAGAAATTGAAGCAACTATGAAATCAATTGAGTTATATGATAATCTTACAAATCTAAATAAAAGAATAGTTCTTTGGCAACCACATAAATATTCAAGAACAAGTGATAATCTTGAAGGTTTTAAAAAGTGTTTTAGAAGATGTGATGAATTAATTATTTTACCAATTTGGACAATTCCTGGTGAGAAAAAAATTGATATAGATTTCCAAAAAGAGTTTGCACAATATAATCCAATTTTTGCTGATAAAATTATCACAACAAATGGAAAAATTGAACTTATCAAAGATGAAAAAATTATTAAATCATATGATGAAGGAATTTTTTTAGGTGTTGGTGCTGGTGATATTACTTACCAACTAAGATATAAATAA
- the nhaA gene encoding Na+/H+ antiporter NhaA, translated as MKVLVRKFLENESSSGIILIFVTLIALLFSNSFLSPFYTDFLHTKIELKVGTILEISKPLILWVNDGLMAIFFLMIGLEIKRELILGHLSNFSNITLPLIGAIGGMAVPALIFFFFNINDNFALRGWAIPTATDIAFALGILSLLGKRVPTSLKIFLMALAIFDDVGAILIIAFFYTAQLSINSFLLATLCIGILILFNRLKISYLSLYIFVGVLLWICVLKTGVHATLTGIILAFTIPISLINEKRRHISPVRTLEHYIHSWVAFFILPLFAFVNAGIDLRNISLSQIDNSVFLGIFFGLFLGKQIGVFLFVFITVKLGLIKLPVGVNWRQFYGVAILTGVGFTMSLFINSLAYEDSNIFFYTDKLAILLGSLVSALMGYFILLKTANKNIS; from the coding sequence ATGAAAGTATTAGTGAGAAAGTTTTTAGAAAATGAATCATCTTCTGGAATAATCTTAATATTTGTTACTTTAATAGCTTTATTATTTAGTAATAGTTTTTTATCGCCTTTTTACACTGACTTTTTGCATACTAAAATTGAATTAAAAGTTGGAACTATTCTTGAAATATCAAAACCTTTAATACTTTGGGTTAATGATGGACTTATGGCAATTTTCTTTTTAATGATAGGATTAGAAATAAAAAGAGAGTTGATTTTAGGTCATTTATCAAATTTTTCTAATATAACTTTACCTTTAATTGGTGCAATTGGTGGAATGGCAGTTCCTGCATTGATTTTTTTCTTTTTTAATATAAATGATAATTTTGCACTTCGTGGTTGGGCGATTCCAACTGCAACTGATATTGCCTTTGCTTTAGGAATATTGTCACTTCTTGGCAAAAGAGTTCCAACTTCACTTAAAATATTTTTGATGGCATTAGCTATTTTTGATGATGTAGGTGCAATTTTAATAATTGCATTTTTTTATACAGCACAATTATCAATAAATTCTTTTTTATTGGCAACTCTTTGTATTGGAATTTTAATATTATTTAATCGTTTAAAAATTTCATATTTAAGTCTTTATATTTTTGTTGGAGTTTTATTATGGATTTGTGTTTTAAAAACAGGTGTTCATGCAACATTAACGGGAATTATTCTTGCTTTTACAATTCCAATAAGTTTAATAAATGAAAAAAGAAGACATATCTCTCCTGTTAGAACTTTAGAACATTATATTCATAGTTGGGTAGCATTTTTTATTTTACCCCTATTTGCATTTGTAAATGCAGGAATAGATTTGAGAAATATATCATTATCTCAAATTGATAATAGTGTATTTTTAGGAATATTTTTTGGACTTTTTTTAGGTAAACAAATAGGTGTATTTTTATTTGTTTTTATAACAGTAAAATTAGGTCTAATAAAATTACCAGTTGGTGTTAATTGGAGACAATTTTATGGAGTTGCAATCTTAACAGGAGTTGGATTTACAATGAGTCTATTTATAAATTCATTGGCATATGAAGATTCAAATATCTTTTTTTATACTGATAAATTAGCGATTTTATTGGGTTCTTTAGTCTCTGCACTTATGGGGTATTTTATTTTATTAAAAACAGCAAATAAAAATATCTCTTAA
- a CDS encoding DNA-processing protein DprA: MIKKIEFKIEELSSMKKYPNEIFYIGNTELLKRKKISIIGTRRPNSYTKEFTYKLSSKLSLNDICIVSGAAMGVDSIAHQGAKSNNTIAVVANGLDIRYPSVNKNLIIDIEKNGLMLSTYKEKEKAKNYTFILRNELVVALGDILIVTEADINSGSLSSIDFALKMKKEIYTIPHRLNESLGTQELVKRNLIKVIYDIDEFVEKITNKKLSKTDDEILLFCKTNPTYESAISKFPNEILEYELDGKINIKNGKIFLN, encoded by the coding sequence ATGATTAAAAAAATTGAATTCAAAATTGAAGAGTTATCTTCAATGAAGAAATACCCAAATGAAATTTTTTATATTGGAAATACAGAACTTTTAAAAAGAAAAAAAATCTCTATAATAGGCACAAGAAGACCAAATTCTTATACAAAAGAGTTCACTTATAAATTATCTTCAAAACTCTCTTTAAATGATATTTGTATTGTAAGTGGAGCAGCTATGGGAGTTGACTCAATTGCTCACCAAGGAGCAAAATCAAATAACACTATTGCAGTTGTTGCAAATGGTTTAGATATTAGATATCCAAGTGTAAATAAAAATCTAATTATTGATATTGAAAAAAATGGTCTGATGCTATCAACTTACAAAGAGAAAGAAAAGGCAAAAAACTATACTTTTATTTTAAGAAATGAATTGGTTGTAGCTTTGGGAGATATTTTAATTGTAACAGAAGCTGATATAAATTCTGGAAGTTTAAGCTCAATTGATTTTGCTTTAAAAATGAAAAAAGAGATTTATACAATTCCTCATAGATTAAATGAGAGTTTAGGAACTCAAGAATTAGTAAAAAGAAATTTAATAAAAGTTATATACGATATTGATGAGTTTGTAGAAAAAATTACAAATAAAAAATTATCTAAAACTGATGATGAAATTCTACTTTTTTGTAAAACTAATCCAACTTATGAAAGTGCTATTTCAAAATTTCCAAATGAAATTTTAGAATATGAACTCGATGGGAAAATAAATATAAAAAATGGAAAAATATTTTTAAATTAA
- a CDS encoding divergent polysaccharide deacetylase family protein: MNQKKNKSKKRRIKATLRSKKKLIQVFLLILLFTSLISISSYFLFNSDKSEPIEKTPVLTQKDEVQKENKTFDEVKLFDEKKPEQTFDEIIPKYDTYDKFEEYTQALEKDFLEKTLEDEQQINEKIVKKIEEIKEDKKKIKEEKAKEEKKEIEKQPSKIDEKSIITKKDTFVYDKKNKPKLAIIIDDVSTSAEKEKILNIGYPITMAFLPPTSSHKDSAKIAQNLSFYMIHFPMQASSAFKSPEVDTLKITDSYEKIENRVKQLRAWYPNAIYTNNHTGSVFTENEEAMDKLFKALKKYNFIFVDSRTSSKSVAKQFANKYNMPYIVRNTFIDNDRNFSAIQNQLKKAVEIAKKQGYAIAIGHPHDITLKVLKESKHLLKDVEPIFVNKLPYL, translated from the coding sequence ATGAATCAGAAAAAAAACAAATCAAAAAAAAGACGTATCAAAGCAACTTTACGTTCAAAGAAAAAATTAATACAAGTTTTTCTTTTAATCTTGCTATTCACATCACTAATATCTATTAGTAGCTATTTCTTATTTAATTCAGATAAATCTGAACCAATTGAAAAAACACCAGTTTTAACACAAAAAGATGAAGTCCAAAAGGAAAATAAAACTTTTGATGAAGTAAAACTTTTCGACGAAAAAAAACCTGAACAAACTTTTGATGAAATAATTCCAAAATATGATACATATGACAAATTTGAAGAATACACTCAAGCATTAGAAAAAGATTTTTTAGAAAAAACTTTAGAAGATGAACAACAAATAAATGAAAAAATTGTAAAAAAAATTGAAGAAATAAAAGAAGATAAGAAAAAAATTAAAGAAGAAAAAGCAAAAGAAGAGAAAAAAGAGATTGAAAAACAACCAAGTAAAATTGATGAAAAATCAATTATTACTAAAAAAGATACTTTTGTTTATGATAAAAAAAATAAACCAAAACTTGCAATTATTATTGATGATGTAAGTACAAGTGCCGAAAAAGAAAAAATATTAAATATTGGTTATCCAATTACAATGGCCTTTTTACCACCAACATCAAGTCATAAAGATTCTGCAAAAATTGCACAAAATCTCTCTTTTTATATGATACATTTCCCTATGCAAGCTTCAAGTGCTTTTAAAAGCCCAGAAGTTGATACATTAAAAATTACAGATTCTTATGAGAAAATAGAGAATAGAGTTAAACAATTAAGAGCTTGGTATCCAAACGCAATTTATACAAATAATCATACAGGTTCAGTATTTACAGAAAATGAAGAAGCTATGGACAAATTATTTAAAGCACTGAAAAAATATAATTTTATTTTTGTAGATAGTAGAACAAGTTCAAAATCTGTTGCAAAACAATTTGCAAATAAATACAATATGCCTTATATTGTAAGAAATACTTTTATTGATAATGATAGAAATTTTTCTGCCATTCAAAATCAATTAAAAAAAGCTGTTGAAATTGCAAAAAAACAAGGATATGCGATAGCAATTGGTCATCCTCATGATATTACTTTAAAAGTTTTAAAAGAGTCTAAACACTTACTAAAAGATGTTGAACCTATATTTGTAAACAAGCTTCCTTATTTATAA
- the ilvC gene encoding ketol-acid reductoisomerase → MALNVYYDKDCNIELIKSKKVAMIGFGSQGHAHAENLRDSGVEVIVGLRKDGSSWKKAEAKGFKVLTVAEATAECDVIMILLPDENQADIYKNEIAPNLKDGATVAFGHGFNIHYGRIVPAKNINVMMVAPKAPGHTVRSEFTKGGGIPDLIAIHQDATGNTKELALSYASAIGGGRTGIIETTFKDETETDLFGEQAVLCGGATALVQAGFETLTEAGYDPMMAYFECLHELKLIVDLMYEGGIADMRYSISNTAEYGDYIAGKRVINDESKAAMRELLKEIQDGRFAKDFILEGQAGYPRMNAERRNSKASLIEQTGAQLRSMMPWIAAKKIVNQETN, encoded by the coding sequence ATGGCATTAAACGTTTACTATGATAAAGATTGTAATATCGAGTTAATTAAATCTAAAAAAGTTGCAATGATTGGATTTGGTTCTCAAGGACACGCTCACGCTGAAAACTTAAGAGATTCAGGTGTTGAAGTTATCGTTGGATTAAGAAAAGATGGTTCATCTTGGAAAAAAGCTGAAGCTAAAGGTTTCAAAGTTTTAACAGTTGCAGAGGCTACTGCTGAATGTGACGTAATTATGATTTTATTACCAGATGAAAATCAAGCTGATATCTATAAAAATGAAATCGCTCCAAACTTAAAAGATGGTGCAACTGTTGCATTTGGACATGGATTTAATATTCATTATGGAAGAATTGTTCCAGCTAAAAACATCAATGTAATGATGGTTGCTCCAAAAGCTCCAGGTCACACTGTAAGATCTGAGTTTACAAAAGGTGGAGGAATTCCTGACCTAATTGCAATTCACCAAGATGCAACTGGAAACACTAAAGAATTAGCATTATCTTATGCTTCAGCTATTGGTGGAGGAAGAACTGGAATTATTGAAACTACTTTCAAAGATGAAACAGAAACTGACCTTTTTGGTGAGCAAGCTGTATTATGTGGAGGAGCAACTGCATTAGTTCAAGCTGGATTTGAAACTTTAACTGAAGCTGGTTATGATCCAATGATGGCATACTTTGAGTGTTTACATGAGTTAAAATTAATCGTTGACTTAATGTACGAAGGTGGAATCGCTGATATGAGATATTCTATTTCTAATACTGCTGAATATGGTGATTATATAGCTGGTAAAAGAGTTATCAATGATGAATCTAAAGCTGCTATGAGAGAATTATTAAAAGAGATTCAAGATGGTAGATTTGCAAAAGATTTCATCTTAGAAGGTCAAGCTGGATACCCAAGAATGAATGCAGAAAGAAGAAACTCTAAAGCTTCTTTAATTGAGCAAACAGGTGCACAATTAAGATCTATGATGCCTTGGATTGCTGCTAAAAAAATCGTTAACCAAGAAACTAACTAA